In Galactobacillus timonensis, the genomic window CGAGGGACATCAGCTGTGCACCTCCCTATGCCCCTATCTCAAAACCTATCAGGATGGGCAGGAACGCTCCGAGAAAGTGTTCCTGCGCCACAAGAACGGCAGGCGTGTCCTGATCGAAACAAGATTCATCCCGGTCTTTGCTGAGAACCATCAGTTGGAATTTGTGATGGAAGAGTTCTGTGAAGTTGGTTCGCAGCACATCGATGATCAGATGGTCCGCCAGCTCAGCAACGTTGCCCATCATGATCAGCTGACCGGCATTGCCAACCGCCGTTTTCTTGACGATGCCCTTGCCTATCGCATCATCCTGCGGAAGAAGATGAACAAGCAGTTTGGCGTCCTCTTCATGGATGTGGACAACTTCAGTAAATTCAACAATACGTACGGCCACGAGGCCGGCGATCTTGTACTGAAGAAACTGACGCACATCCTCACCAGCATCAACCGGAAGAATGACATCTTCGGACGCTGGGGCGGCGAAGAATTCCTGGGGATCTATCCGATTCAGGATCCTTCCAACATCCGGACGATCGCAGAAAAATGTCTGAACGCCATCCGCAGTATGGATGTTGAATTTGAAGGCCTCCATCTCTCGGTGACCGCTTCCATCGGCATCACATGCATCCGGGAAAACGACACACCGGAATCCGTCACGCAGCGCGCCGACGCCCTGATGTACAAGTCCAAGCAGAACGGAAAAGACCGTTACACGTCTGATGAACCGGCAGCCTGAAAATGGGCCACCCTTTTTGGACAGCCCTGCCGATCACTGTTACTTGTTTTCAATCACCGATGGCTTCGCAGCTTCATAGGCGACTTCCACAGCTCCGATGAGATTGCCGTGTACATCCTTCAGCGACATCGTCGCACCGCTCAGCGCAAGATCCGTAATCTTTCCATCACCGTCGATGGTGACTTCTGCAGTAATGGTTCCTCCAAAGCCCTCATCCGTTCCTTTCAGAACCCTGGGTGCAGCCGAAGATACACCGCTGCATGCGGCAAGCGAAAAAGCGCCCAAAACGCCATCAGCATTCTAATCTTCTTCATCTATTCTCCACCCAGTGAATGAATGCGGTTAGGATGTTCGTCATTGTATTCATGATGTTTGACGTACTGCCGAAAGAATTGTCAGATTTTCCCAAAGGACACAACGAAAAAGAACTTCTGCCGATCATGAAGGAGAAGTTCTTTATCTGTTCCTGCTTATTGAAGGTTCCAGGAATCCGGACTGATCTTCAGTAATGCCGGAAGCGCATCCGCAGCCACATCACCGTCTGTGATCGTCACCGGCTTACCGGTGAGCACATTCAGATATTCATCATTCTTCAGATGCGTATGCAGAAGACCGCCTCTTCCGCGCACATTGTAAAGACCCGCGAAGGTTTCCGTCTCCCCGTACAGAGCCGTTTCAAACATCGCATCATTTTCTATGAAAAAGCCGCAGCGGATCTGCCCCATCATTTTCCGGCGCATCCGGTTGTAGGCCGCAATCGTTTCCTCCAGCTTCTGATCCCGCTTCGACCAGTCGATCGGATCCTTCTCGAACAGCGACGGCTGATGAATCGCATACGCCTCCTGTCCGTTATAGACAAAGGCATCCCCCGGCATGAAGAACGACCACGCCAGCCAGTTTCTGAACTTTGTTTCGTTCTCGTTCAGCAGCGAATAGATCCGCTTACGATCATGATTCTCCAGATACCAGATCTCACGCGTCGAAGAAGGAAGCGAAGCCAGCAGCTGGTTAACCGCCTTTTCATACGGAACCAGATTCGAATGCGTCACGGCATCTTCCATTTCTTCCCTGACCGTGTAGGGATAAAGATCATCGAATGCCTGTGCCAGCTCGCCATCACTCAGCGCATCAATGCCTTTGGAGCGCATCCAGAGCACAAACGGACTTTCAACACTCTCCGCAAGCATCACAAACTGCGGATTCAGCATCTTCGCCCGAGAGCGCAGATCCTTCCAGAAAGACAGCGGAACCAGCGACGCCACATCACAGCGGAACCCGTCCACGCCGTCTTCCACCCAGTGCAGAAGACTGTCCAGAAGCGTCTCTCTCAGCTCTTCGCTTTCAAAGTTAAAGTCGCGCACATCGCTCCAGTCTGCCACCGCATTTTCCTTCGCATACCAGGACGGATGTTTCTTCACCCACGGATGATCGGCAGCGCTGTGATGAAGAACAATGTCCATCATCACCTTCAGTCCCCGCGCATGCGCCGCATGTACAAGATCCAGGAAATCATCCATCGTCCCAAGATCCGGATCAACCGCATCATAATCCGCGATCGCATACGGGGAGCCATAGGTCCCCTTCCGTCCCTTTTCTCCGATCGGATGCACGGGCAGAAGATAGACATAATCGAAGCCCATAGCTTTGATCCGGTTAAGATCATATTCCACCCGCTTCAAGGTGCCTTCCGCGCTGCAATTACGCACAAATACCTGATAAAAGCTCAGCGGCTCCCTCATGCCTTGACCTTCTTCCTCTTATCCTTGTTGAAA contains:
- a CDS encoding alpha-amylase family glycosyl hydrolase — protein: MREPLSFYQVFVRNCSAEGTLKRVEYDLNRIKAMGFDYVYLLPVHPIGEKGRKGTYGSPYAIADYDAVDPDLGTMDDFLDLVHAAHARGLKVMMDIVLHHSAADHPWVKKHPSWYAKENAVADWSDVRDFNFESEELRETLLDSLLHWVEDGVDGFRCDVASLVPLSFWKDLRSRAKMLNPQFVMLAESVESPFVLWMRSKGIDALSDGELAQAFDDLYPYTVREEMEDAVTHSNLVPYEKAVNQLLASLPSSTREIWYLENHDRKRIYSLLNENETKFRNWLAWSFFMPGDAFVYNGQEAYAIHQPSLFEKDPIDWSKRDQKLEETIAAYNRMRRKMMGQIRCGFFIENDAMFETALYGETETFAGLYNVRGRGGLLHTHLKNDEYLNVLTGKPVTITDGDVAADALPALLKISPDSWNLQ
- a CDS encoding sensor domain-containing diguanylate cyclase — translated: MSSELKQILDNSITGVYIADRERRIVYWNESAKRISGRSREEMVGKYCFESGLDHIDLEGHQLCTSLCPYLKTYQDGQERSEKVFLRHKNGRRVLIETRFIPVFAENHQLEFVMEEFCEVGSQHIDDQMVRQLSNVAHHDQLTGIANRRFLDDALAYRIILRKKMNKQFGVLFMDVDNFSKFNNTYGHEAGDLVLKKLTHILTSINRKNDIFGRWGGEEFLGIYPIQDPSNIRTIAEKCLNAIRSMDVEFEGLHLSVTASIGITCIRENDTPESVTQRADALMYKSKQNGKDRYTSDEPAA